The Orcinus orca chromosome 4, mOrcOrc1.1, whole genome shotgun sequence genome includes a region encoding these proteins:
- the AASDH gene encoding beta-alanine-activating enzyme isoform X6, with product MCWKVELSATSDVQINFSEMTLQELVHQAASRYSDKIAVCFDECNNQPPVYYTYKTVVNAASELSNFLLLHCDFQGIREIGLYCHPGINLPSWILGILQVPAAYAPIDPDSPPALSIHFMKKCNLKYILVEKQQINKFKSSYETLLNYDTFTVEHNDLVLFRLHWKNVEVSLMLNNSIRRETYEKEKMTKSVNSENSSEEKLEEHMDVRLKHCLAYVLRTSGTTGIPKIVRVPHACIVPNIQHFRVLFEITQEDVLFLASPLTFDPSVVEIFVALSSGASLLIVPTSVKVLPSKLAAVLFSHHRVTILQATPTLLRRFGSQLIKSTVLSTNTSLRVLALGGEAFPSLTVLKSWRGIGNKTQIFNVYGITEVSSWATFYRIPEKILNSTLKCDLPVQLGFPLLGTVVEVKDTNGFTVQEGNGQVFLGGRNRVCFLDDEMTVPLGTMRATGDFVTIKDGEIFFLGRKDSQIKRHGKRLNIELVQQVAEGLQQVESCAVTWYNQEKLILFMVSKNDLVKDYVFKELQKHLPSHAIPDELVLTDSLPFTSHGKIDVSELNKIYLNSINLKSECKLNGKEELWEKLHHLWKSVLSLSEDPLKVPDESLFLNSGGDSLKSIRLLNEIENLVGTAVPGLLEIILSSSILEIYNHILQTVFPDEDLTFSKNYSTKRKSSDVNQEETSGKSLHQASVMPLNCDNEINAFIALSRGSQILSLNTTRFLTKLEHCPSACSSDIISQTNIQNMKSLNPPALIGKSKDMSCVAKVSEEETSVMGAEKMEFHVRWRSDTGKCVDASPLLVIPAVDKSSATVYIGSHSHRMMAVDLYSGKVKWEQILGDRIESSACVSKCGNFIVVDTYYHVTTTTIKSPLLQGLPWWRSG from the exons ATGTGTTGGAAG GTAGAACTCTCTGCTACCAGTGATGTTCAGATAAACTTCAGTGAAATGACTCTTCAGGAATTGGTGCATCAGGCTGCCTCCCGTTATTCGGATAAAATAGCTGTATGTTTTGATGAGTGTAACAACCAACCTCCAGTTTATTACACCTACAAGACTGTGGTTAACGCTGCTTCAGAATTATCAAATTTTCTGCTGTTACATTGTGACTTTCAAGGAATTCGGGAAATTGGTCTCTACTGCCATCCTGGGATAAACTTACCCTCTTGGATTTTAGG AATTCTCCAAGTCCCTGCTGCTTATGCACCTATTGATCCAGATTCACCACCAGCATtatcaattcattttatgaaaaaatgtAATCTAAAGTATATCCTTgttgaaaaacagcaaattaat AAATTCAAATCTTCCTATGAAACGTTATTGAACTATGATACGTTTACAGTAGAACATAATGACCTAGTACTCTTCAGACTTCACTGGAAAAATGTTGAGGTGAGCTTGATGCTAAATAATAGCATAAGAAGAGAgacatatgaaaaagaaaaaatgacaaagaGTGTGAATTCTGAGAACAGCAGTGAAGAAAAGTTAGAAGAGCACATGGATGTGAGGCTAAAGCATTGCTTGGCCTATGTTCTCCGTACATCAGGCACCACGGGGATACCTAAGATTGTCAGAGTCCCTCATGCATGTATAGTGCCAAACATCCAGCACTTCCG GGTGCTTTTTGAGATCACTCAGGAGGatgttttgtttctggcttcaCCTCTGACCTTTGATCCTTCTGTTGTGGAAATATTTGTTGCTCTATCAAGTGGTGCCTCTCTGCTTATTGTACCAACTTCTGTCAAAGTGCTCCCATCAAAATTAGCTGCTGTTCTCTTTTCCCATCACAGAGTGACTATTTTACAG GCAACACCGACATTGCTTAGAAGATTTGGATCTCAGCTTATCAAGTCAACTGTTTTATCAACCAATACTTCTCTTCGAGTATTGGCCCTTGGTGGCGAAGCATTTCCATCATTAACTGTTCTCAAAAGCTGGAGAGGAATAGgcaataaaacacaaatatttaatgtttatggTATCACCGAGGTCTCAAGTTGGGCGACTTTTTACAGGATACCAGAGAAAATTCTTAACTCTACTTTGAA aTGTGACTTGCCTGTACAACTGGGATTTCCACTGCTTGGAACAGTAGTTGAAGTCAAAGATACTAATGGTTTCACAGTTCAAGAAGGCAATGGCCAAGTATTTTTAG GTGGCAGAAATAGAGTATGTTTTCTTGATGATGAAATGACAGTACCACTTGGCACAATGAGGGCCACAGGAGACTTTGTGACtataaaagatggagagatattttTCTTGGGACGAAAGGACAGTCAGATCAAACGTCATGGCAAACGTCTTAACATTGAACTTGTGCAACAG GTTGCTGAAGGTCTTCAACAAGTGGAATCTTGTGCAGTTACAtggtataatcaggaaaaattaattttgttcatGGTGTCCAAAAATGATTTAGTAAAGGATTACGTCTTTAAAGAACTGCAGAAACATCTTCCAAGTCATGCAATCCCGGATGAGCTTGTATTGACTGATTCTCTACCATTTACATCTCATG GCAAAATTGATGTTTCTGAGTtaaataagatttatttaaaCTCCATAAACTTGAAGTCTGAATGTAAACTCAATGGAAAAGAGGAACTTTGGGAAAAATTACATCATTTGTGGAAG TCTGTTCTGAGTCTCtcagaagaccctttgaaggttCCTGATGAGTCACTCTTCTTAAATAGTGGTGGAGATTCTTTGAAGTCCATACGGCTCCTCAATGAGATTGAAAACCTTGTTGGCACAGCAGTACCTGGGCTTCTGGAAATTATTCTTAGCAGTTCTATTTTAGAGATTTACAATCACATCCTTCAAACAGTGTTTCCAGATGAAGATCTGACATTTAGCAAGAATTATtccacaaaaagaaaatccagcGATGTTAATCAAGAGGAAACCAGTGGAAAATCTTTACATCAGGCATCTGTCATGCCTTTAAATTGTGACAACGAGATCAATGCTTTTATTGCACTGAGCCGAGGGAGTCAGATTTTGTCTCTGAATACTACTAGGTTTTTAACTAAGTTGGAACATTGCCCTTCAGCCTGTTCTTCTGATATAATTTCACAGACTAACATTCAAAATATGAAAAGCTTAAATCCTCCAGCTCTTATTGGGAAGTCAAAAGATATGTCCTGTGTTGCAAAAGTTTCTGAAGAGGAAACATCTGTGATGGGGGCTGAGAAAATGGAGTTTCATGTGAGGTGGAGGTCAGACACAGGCAAATGTGTGGATGCTTCACCTCTGCTTGTAATACCAGCTGTTGATAAGTCATCTGCAACTGTGTACATTGGCTCCCATTCTCATAGAATGATGGCAGTTGATCTTTACTCTGGAAAGGTGAAATGGGAACAGATTTTGGGAGATCGCATTGAATCCTCAGCATGTGTATCTAAGTGTGGAAACTTTATTGTAGTGG ATACATACTATCATGTAACCACTACCACAATCAAGAGTCCActgctccagggacttccctggtggcgcagtggttaa
- the AASDH gene encoding beta-alanine-activating enzyme isoform X3 → MCWKVELSATSDVQINFSEMTLQELVHQAASRYSDKIAVCFDECNNQPPVYYTYKTVVNAASELSNFLLLHCDFQGIREIGLYCHPGINLPSWILGILQVPAAYAPIDPDSPPALSIHFMKKCNLKYILVEKQQINKFKSSYETLLNYDTFTVEHNDLVLFRLHWKNVEVSLMLNNSIRRETYEKEKMTKSVNSENSSEEKLEEHMDVRLKHCLAYVLRTSGTTGIPKIVRVPHACIVPNIQHFRVLFEITQEDVLFLASPLTFDPSVVEIFVALSSGASLLIVPTSVKVLPSKLAAVLFSHHRVTILQATPTLLRRFGSQLIKSTVLSTNTSLRVLALGGEAFPSLTVLKSWRGIGNKTQIFNVYGITEVSSWATFYRIPEKILNSTLKCDLPVQLGFPLLGTVVEVKDTNGFTVQEGNGQVFLGGRNRVCFLDDEMTVPLGTMRATGDFVTIKDGEIFFLGRKDSQIKRHGKRLNIELVQQVAEGLQQVESCAVTWYNQEKLILFMVSKNDLVKDYVFKELQKHLPSHAIPDELVLTDSLPFTSHGKIDVSELNKIYLNSINLKSECKLNGKEELWEKLHHLWKSVLSLSEDPLKVPDESLFLNSGGDSLKSIRLLNEIENLVGTAVPGLLEIILSSSILEIYNHILQTVFPDEDLTFSKNYSTKRKSSDVNQEETSGKSLHQASVMPLNCDNEINAFIALSRGSQILSLNTTRFLTKLEHCPSACSSDIISQTNIQNMKSLNPPALIGKSKDMSCVAKVSEEETSVMGAEKMEFHVRWRSDTGKCVDASPLLVIPAVDKSSATVYIGSHSHRMMAVDLYSGKVKWEQILGDRIESSACVSKCGNFIVVGCYNGLVYILKSNSGEKYWMFTTDDAVKSSATVDPTTGLFYIGSHDQHAYALDIYKKKCVWKLKCGGTVFSSPCLSLIPYHLYFATLGGLLLAINPATGKRVWKHSCGKPLFSSPRCCLQYICIGCVDGNFLCFTHFGEQIWQFSTNEPIFSSPCTSASEQEIFFGSHDCFIYCCSMKGHLQWKFETTSKVYSTPFAFHNHSRGNEVLLAAASTDGKLWILESKSGELQREEKRM, encoded by the exons ATGTGTTGGAAG GTAGAACTCTCTGCTACCAGTGATGTTCAGATAAACTTCAGTGAAATGACTCTTCAGGAATTGGTGCATCAGGCTGCCTCCCGTTATTCGGATAAAATAGCTGTATGTTTTGATGAGTGTAACAACCAACCTCCAGTTTATTACACCTACAAGACTGTGGTTAACGCTGCTTCAGAATTATCAAATTTTCTGCTGTTACATTGTGACTTTCAAGGAATTCGGGAAATTGGTCTCTACTGCCATCCTGGGATAAACTTACCCTCTTGGATTTTAGG AATTCTCCAAGTCCCTGCTGCTTATGCACCTATTGATCCAGATTCACCACCAGCATtatcaattcattttatgaaaaaatgtAATCTAAAGTATATCCTTgttgaaaaacagcaaattaat AAATTCAAATCTTCCTATGAAACGTTATTGAACTATGATACGTTTACAGTAGAACATAATGACCTAGTACTCTTCAGACTTCACTGGAAAAATGTTGAGGTGAGCTTGATGCTAAATAATAGCATAAGAAGAGAgacatatgaaaaagaaaaaatgacaaagaGTGTGAATTCTGAGAACAGCAGTGAAGAAAAGTTAGAAGAGCACATGGATGTGAGGCTAAAGCATTGCTTGGCCTATGTTCTCCGTACATCAGGCACCACGGGGATACCTAAGATTGTCAGAGTCCCTCATGCATGTATAGTGCCAAACATCCAGCACTTCCG GGTGCTTTTTGAGATCACTCAGGAGGatgttttgtttctggcttcaCCTCTGACCTTTGATCCTTCTGTTGTGGAAATATTTGTTGCTCTATCAAGTGGTGCCTCTCTGCTTATTGTACCAACTTCTGTCAAAGTGCTCCCATCAAAATTAGCTGCTGTTCTCTTTTCCCATCACAGAGTGACTATTTTACAG GCAACACCGACATTGCTTAGAAGATTTGGATCTCAGCTTATCAAGTCAACTGTTTTATCAACCAATACTTCTCTTCGAGTATTGGCCCTTGGTGGCGAAGCATTTCCATCATTAACTGTTCTCAAAAGCTGGAGAGGAATAGgcaataaaacacaaatatttaatgtttatggTATCACCGAGGTCTCAAGTTGGGCGACTTTTTACAGGATACCAGAGAAAATTCTTAACTCTACTTTGAA aTGTGACTTGCCTGTACAACTGGGATTTCCACTGCTTGGAACAGTAGTTGAAGTCAAAGATACTAATGGTTTCACAGTTCAAGAAGGCAATGGCCAAGTATTTTTAG GTGGCAGAAATAGAGTATGTTTTCTTGATGATGAAATGACAGTACCACTTGGCACAATGAGGGCCACAGGAGACTTTGTGACtataaaagatggagagatattttTCTTGGGACGAAAGGACAGTCAGATCAAACGTCATGGCAAACGTCTTAACATTGAACTTGTGCAACAG GTTGCTGAAGGTCTTCAACAAGTGGAATCTTGTGCAGTTACAtggtataatcaggaaaaattaattttgttcatGGTGTCCAAAAATGATTTAGTAAAGGATTACGTCTTTAAAGAACTGCAGAAACATCTTCCAAGTCATGCAATCCCGGATGAGCTTGTATTGACTGATTCTCTACCATTTACATCTCATG GCAAAATTGATGTTTCTGAGTtaaataagatttatttaaaCTCCATAAACTTGAAGTCTGAATGTAAACTCAATGGAAAAGAGGAACTTTGGGAAAAATTACATCATTTGTGGAAG TCTGTTCTGAGTCTCtcagaagaccctttgaaggttCCTGATGAGTCACTCTTCTTAAATAGTGGTGGAGATTCTTTGAAGTCCATACGGCTCCTCAATGAGATTGAAAACCTTGTTGGCACAGCAGTACCTGGGCTTCTGGAAATTATTCTTAGCAGTTCTATTTTAGAGATTTACAATCACATCCTTCAAACAGTGTTTCCAGATGAAGATCTGACATTTAGCAAGAATTATtccacaaaaagaaaatccagcGATGTTAATCAAGAGGAAACCAGTGGAAAATCTTTACATCAGGCATCTGTCATGCCTTTAAATTGTGACAACGAGATCAATGCTTTTATTGCACTGAGCCGAGGGAGTCAGATTTTGTCTCTGAATACTACTAGGTTTTTAACTAAGTTGGAACATTGCCCTTCAGCCTGTTCTTCTGATATAATTTCACAGACTAACATTCAAAATATGAAAAGCTTAAATCCTCCAGCTCTTATTGGGAAGTCAAAAGATATGTCCTGTGTTGCAAAAGTTTCTGAAGAGGAAACATCTGTGATGGGGGCTGAGAAAATGGAGTTTCATGTGAGGTGGAGGTCAGACACAGGCAAATGTGTGGATGCTTCACCTCTGCTTGTAATACCAGCTGTTGATAAGTCATCTGCAACTGTGTACATTGGCTCCCATTCTCATAGAATGATGGCAGTTGATCTTTACTCTGGAAAGGTGAAATGGGAACAGATTTTGGGAGATCGCATTGAATCCTCAGCATGTGTATCTAAGTGTGGAAACTTTATTGTAGTGG GCTGTTATAATGGGTTGGTTTATATTCTGAAGAGTAATAGTGGAGAAAAATACTGGATGTTTACTACTGATGATGCTGTCAAAAGCTCAGCAACTGTGGATCCAACCACAGGACTTTTTTACATTGGTTCTCATGACCAGCATGCATATGCTTTAGATATATAT AAAAAGAAGTGTGTTTGGAAGTTGAAATGCGGAGGAactgttttttcttctccttgtttGAGCCTGATTCCATATCACTTGTATTTTGCTACGCTGGGAGGACTTTTGCTGGCTATAAATCCT GCCACTGGGAAGAGAGTTTGGAAACATTCCTGTGGAAAGCCACTCTTTTCTTCTCCACGGTGTTGCCTACAGTATATTTGTATTGGCTGTGTAGATGGGAATTTTCTCTGCTTTACTCACTTTGGAGAACAG ATTTGGCAGTTCTCTACCAATGAACCAATCTTTTCATCCCCATGTACCTCAGCATCAgagcaagaaatattttttggttCCCATGATTGCTTTATCTACTGTTGTAGTATGAAAGGTCACCTCCAATGGAAATTTGAAACTACTTCAAAGGTGTATTCAACACCATTTGCTTTCCATAACCACAGTCGTGGCAATGAAGTGTTGCTGGCAGCAGCATCTACTGATGGGAAGCTATGGATCTTGGAATCTAAGAGTGGAGAGTTGCAAA
- the AASDH gene encoding beta-alanine-activating enzyme isoform X1, whose protein sequence is MCWKVELSATSDVQINFSEMTLQELVHQAASRYSDKIAVCFDECNNQPPVYYTYKTVVNAASELSNFLLLHCDFQGIREIGLYCHPGINLPSWILGILQVPAAYAPIDPDSPPALSIHFMKKCNLKYILVEKQQINKFKSSYETLLNYDTFTVEHNDLVLFRLHWKNVEVSLMLNNSIRRETYEKEKMTKSVNSENSSEEKLEEHMDVRLKHCLAYVLRTSGTTGIPKIVRVPHACIVPNIQHFRVLFEITQEDVLFLASPLTFDPSVVEIFVALSSGASLLIVPTSVKVLPSKLAAVLFSHHRVTILQATPTLLRRFGSQLIKSTVLSTNTSLRVLALGGEAFPSLTVLKSWRGIGNKTQIFNVYGITEVSSWATFYRIPEKILNSTLKCDLPVQLGFPLLGTVVEVKDTNGFTVQEGNGQVFLGGRNRVCFLDDEMTVPLGTMRATGDFVTIKDGEIFFLGRKDSQIKRHGKRLNIELVQQVAEGLQQVESCAVTWYNQEKLILFMVSKNDLVKDYVFKELQKHLPSHAIPDELVLTDSLPFTSHGKIDVSELNKIYLNSINLKSECKLNGKEELWEKLHHLWKSVLSLSEDPLKVPDESLFLNSGGDSLKSIRLLNEIENLVGTAVPGLLEIILSSSILEIYNHILQTVFPDEDLTFSKNYSTKRKSSDVNQEETSGKSLHQASVMPLNCDNEINAFIALSRGSQILSLNTTRFLTKLEHCPSACSSDIISQTNIQNMKSLNPPALIGKSKDMSCVAKVSEEETSVMGAEKMEFHVRWRSDTGKCVDASPLLVIPAVDKSSATVYIGSHSHRMMAVDLYSGKVKWEQILGDRIESSACVSKCGNFIVVGCYNGLVYILKSNSGEKYWMFTTDDAVKSSATVDPTTGLFYIGSHDQHAYALDIYKKKCVWKLKCGGTVFSSPCLSLIPYHLYFATLGGLLLAINPATGKRVWKHSCGKPLFSSPRCCLQYICIGCVDGNFLCFTHFGEQIWQFSTNEPIFSSPCTSASEQEIFFGSHDCFIYCCSMKGHLQWKFETTSKVYSTPFAFHNHSRGNEVLLAAASTDGKLWILESKSGELQSVYQLPGEVFSSPVVWESMLIIGCRNNYVYCLDLLGGNQR, encoded by the exons ATGTGTTGGAAG GTAGAACTCTCTGCTACCAGTGATGTTCAGATAAACTTCAGTGAAATGACTCTTCAGGAATTGGTGCATCAGGCTGCCTCCCGTTATTCGGATAAAATAGCTGTATGTTTTGATGAGTGTAACAACCAACCTCCAGTTTATTACACCTACAAGACTGTGGTTAACGCTGCTTCAGAATTATCAAATTTTCTGCTGTTACATTGTGACTTTCAAGGAATTCGGGAAATTGGTCTCTACTGCCATCCTGGGATAAACTTACCCTCTTGGATTTTAGG AATTCTCCAAGTCCCTGCTGCTTATGCACCTATTGATCCAGATTCACCACCAGCATtatcaattcattttatgaaaaaatgtAATCTAAAGTATATCCTTgttgaaaaacagcaaattaat AAATTCAAATCTTCCTATGAAACGTTATTGAACTATGATACGTTTACAGTAGAACATAATGACCTAGTACTCTTCAGACTTCACTGGAAAAATGTTGAGGTGAGCTTGATGCTAAATAATAGCATAAGAAGAGAgacatatgaaaaagaaaaaatgacaaagaGTGTGAATTCTGAGAACAGCAGTGAAGAAAAGTTAGAAGAGCACATGGATGTGAGGCTAAAGCATTGCTTGGCCTATGTTCTCCGTACATCAGGCACCACGGGGATACCTAAGATTGTCAGAGTCCCTCATGCATGTATAGTGCCAAACATCCAGCACTTCCG GGTGCTTTTTGAGATCACTCAGGAGGatgttttgtttctggcttcaCCTCTGACCTTTGATCCTTCTGTTGTGGAAATATTTGTTGCTCTATCAAGTGGTGCCTCTCTGCTTATTGTACCAACTTCTGTCAAAGTGCTCCCATCAAAATTAGCTGCTGTTCTCTTTTCCCATCACAGAGTGACTATTTTACAG GCAACACCGACATTGCTTAGAAGATTTGGATCTCAGCTTATCAAGTCAACTGTTTTATCAACCAATACTTCTCTTCGAGTATTGGCCCTTGGTGGCGAAGCATTTCCATCATTAACTGTTCTCAAAAGCTGGAGAGGAATAGgcaataaaacacaaatatttaatgtttatggTATCACCGAGGTCTCAAGTTGGGCGACTTTTTACAGGATACCAGAGAAAATTCTTAACTCTACTTTGAA aTGTGACTTGCCTGTACAACTGGGATTTCCACTGCTTGGAACAGTAGTTGAAGTCAAAGATACTAATGGTTTCACAGTTCAAGAAGGCAATGGCCAAGTATTTTTAG GTGGCAGAAATAGAGTATGTTTTCTTGATGATGAAATGACAGTACCACTTGGCACAATGAGGGCCACAGGAGACTTTGTGACtataaaagatggagagatattttTCTTGGGACGAAAGGACAGTCAGATCAAACGTCATGGCAAACGTCTTAACATTGAACTTGTGCAACAG GTTGCTGAAGGTCTTCAACAAGTGGAATCTTGTGCAGTTACAtggtataatcaggaaaaattaattttgttcatGGTGTCCAAAAATGATTTAGTAAAGGATTACGTCTTTAAAGAACTGCAGAAACATCTTCCAAGTCATGCAATCCCGGATGAGCTTGTATTGACTGATTCTCTACCATTTACATCTCATG GCAAAATTGATGTTTCTGAGTtaaataagatttatttaaaCTCCATAAACTTGAAGTCTGAATGTAAACTCAATGGAAAAGAGGAACTTTGGGAAAAATTACATCATTTGTGGAAG TCTGTTCTGAGTCTCtcagaagaccctttgaaggttCCTGATGAGTCACTCTTCTTAAATAGTGGTGGAGATTCTTTGAAGTCCATACGGCTCCTCAATGAGATTGAAAACCTTGTTGGCACAGCAGTACCTGGGCTTCTGGAAATTATTCTTAGCAGTTCTATTTTAGAGATTTACAATCACATCCTTCAAACAGTGTTTCCAGATGAAGATCTGACATTTAGCAAGAATTATtccacaaaaagaaaatccagcGATGTTAATCAAGAGGAAACCAGTGGAAAATCTTTACATCAGGCATCTGTCATGCCTTTAAATTGTGACAACGAGATCAATGCTTTTATTGCACTGAGCCGAGGGAGTCAGATTTTGTCTCTGAATACTACTAGGTTTTTAACTAAGTTGGAACATTGCCCTTCAGCCTGTTCTTCTGATATAATTTCACAGACTAACATTCAAAATATGAAAAGCTTAAATCCTCCAGCTCTTATTGGGAAGTCAAAAGATATGTCCTGTGTTGCAAAAGTTTCTGAAGAGGAAACATCTGTGATGGGGGCTGAGAAAATGGAGTTTCATGTGAGGTGGAGGTCAGACACAGGCAAATGTGTGGATGCTTCACCTCTGCTTGTAATACCAGCTGTTGATAAGTCATCTGCAACTGTGTACATTGGCTCCCATTCTCATAGAATGATGGCAGTTGATCTTTACTCTGGAAAGGTGAAATGGGAACAGATTTTGGGAGATCGCATTGAATCCTCAGCATGTGTATCTAAGTGTGGAAACTTTATTGTAGTGG GCTGTTATAATGGGTTGGTTTATATTCTGAAGAGTAATAGTGGAGAAAAATACTGGATGTTTACTACTGATGATGCTGTCAAAAGCTCAGCAACTGTGGATCCAACCACAGGACTTTTTTACATTGGTTCTCATGACCAGCATGCATATGCTTTAGATATATAT AAAAAGAAGTGTGTTTGGAAGTTGAAATGCGGAGGAactgttttttcttctccttgtttGAGCCTGATTCCATATCACTTGTATTTTGCTACGCTGGGAGGACTTTTGCTGGCTATAAATCCT GCCACTGGGAAGAGAGTTTGGAAACATTCCTGTGGAAAGCCACTCTTTTCTTCTCCACGGTGTTGCCTACAGTATATTTGTATTGGCTGTGTAGATGGGAATTTTCTCTGCTTTACTCACTTTGGAGAACAG ATTTGGCAGTTCTCTACCAATGAACCAATCTTTTCATCCCCATGTACCTCAGCATCAgagcaagaaatattttttggttCCCATGATTGCTTTATCTACTGTTGTAGTATGAAAGGTCACCTCCAATGGAAATTTGAAACTACTTCAAAGGTGTATTCAACACCATTTGCTTTCCATAACCACAGTCGTGGCAATGAAGTGTTGCTGGCAGCAGCATCTACTGATGGGAAGCTATGGATCTTGGAATCTAAGAGTGGAGAGTTGCAAAGTGTGTATCAACTTCCTGGAGAAGTTTTCTCTTCTCCTGTGGTCTGGGAATCAATGCTTATTATTGGATGtagaaataattatgtttattgTCTGGATTTATTGGGTGGCAATCAAAGATAA